A genomic window from Synechococcus sp. WH 8016 includes:
- a CDS encoding biotin transporter BioY yields the protein MRALATWSGAIAGLLLILVGSLIPAAVLLPVAELPPRLLSLPSTWQVPALLLCALVCGPRSGVMAAVAYITVGLVDLPVFHDGGGLDYVQTPAFGYLAGFVPAAWLTGRLAHQAGMNDLARLTLAGIAGVITIQLCGILNLLLGTVLSRWNESLPDLLFSYSLGPLLAQLTLCVAIALIALPIRRLLWIE from the coding sequence GTGCGGGCTCTTGCCACTTGGAGCGGCGCGATCGCGGGACTTCTTCTCATCCTTGTGGGCAGTTTGATTCCTGCCGCCGTCTTGCTGCCCGTTGCAGAGCTTCCTCCCCGATTGCTGAGTTTGCCCAGCACCTGGCAAGTGCCAGCACTCCTGCTGTGCGCCCTTGTCTGCGGCCCACGATCGGGCGTGATGGCAGCGGTTGCCTACATCACCGTGGGGTTGGTTGATCTTCCGGTCTTCCATGACGGTGGTGGTTTGGACTACGTGCAAACCCCCGCCTTTGGCTATCTCGCTGGCTTTGTTCCAGCAGCCTGGCTCACGGGACGTCTTGCCCATCAAGCAGGGATGAACGACTTAGCGCGCCTCACGTTGGCGGGCATTGCCGGCGTCATCACAATTCAGCTATGCGGAATTCTTAATTTGCTTCTCGGAACGGTTTTGAGCCGTTGGAATGAATCACTTCCTGATTTGTTGTTCAGTTACAGCCTCGGTCCCTTGTTGGCCCAACTGACGCTTTGCGTGGCCATTGCCCTCATTGCGCTGCCCATTCGTCGTTTGCTCTGGATCGAATGA
- a CDS encoding nucleoside deaminase translates to MVQSPLDLSPTQMQAWMGRLIERARRFGERGDVPVCAIVLDQRGRCIGHGMNQRELNNDPLGHAELMAIRQACLLQDDWRLNDCTLLVTLEPCPMCAGALVQARVGQVIFAATDPKRGALGSTINLATHTSAHHRMSVIGGVRGEEAKVMLSGWFKQQRRRSVGTGEALFQTDSTTC, encoded by the coding sequence ATGGTGCAGTCTCCACTCGACCTATCTCCAACGCAGATGCAAGCCTGGATGGGACGTTTGATTGAACGCGCGCGTCGTTTCGGCGAACGGGGAGACGTTCCCGTTTGCGCCATTGTTTTGGATCAGCGAGGCCGCTGCATTGGCCATGGCATGAACCAGAGGGAGCTCAACAATGACCCGCTTGGGCATGCGGAGTTGATGGCCATTCGTCAGGCCTGCCTGTTGCAGGATGACTGGCGTCTGAATGACTGCACCCTGTTGGTGACCTTGGAGCCGTGTCCAATGTGTGCCGGCGCCTTGGTTCAAGCAAGAGTCGGACAGGTCATCTTTGCTGCCACGGACCCGAAGCGAGGAGCCTTGGGGAGCACGATCAACTTGGCGACTCACACCAGTGCACACCACCGAATGTCCGTGATCGGTGGTGTGCGGGGTGAAGAGGCAAAAGTGATGCTGTCGGGCTGGTTTAAGCAGCAACGGCGACGTTCTGTCGGAACTGGGGAAGCTCTGTTTCAAACAGATTCAACAACCTGCTGA
- a CDS encoding aminotransferase class V-fold PLP-dependent enzyme, whose amino-acid sequence MIIPHLVFLVGPSKNPEPVALSAFASPDALDPQLLQFLEGASERLCNWIGSAAERGPLPALRVLPDAAPQTHGRTMEQLLDDLQQVMDGAFQPSHPGAIAHLDPPPLSASIAADLICAGLNNNLLAEELSPSLSHLERQLCAWFAERIGFPAGSSGVAASGGTLSNLIALVAARHHAGLDHTPDAVVVVSADAHVSWHKAARVMGLQNDAVREIPVDGQGRIDLQQLEDELTALSREGRPCIAVVATAGTTVRGAIDPVSALADLCSRLGRWLHVDGAIGAVFALSPTSTHLLDGIARADSITVNPQKVLGITKTSSLLLVRNPSVLAEAFSTGLPYMEPALEHDHGGELGLQGSRPAEVLKLWLGLRQLGESGIEQVLSAAIARREYLQQQLDPNRLMILSGPLHVLACRPQRGQAQQHESWSIETRRLLLSQGIMVSRPLHQGRHHLKAVLGNPHTHDGLLDQLASALNQSVEVRP is encoded by the coding sequence ATGATCATTCCCCATCTTGTCTTCTTGGTCGGACCTTCAAAGAATCCTGAACCGGTCGCTCTTTCGGCGTTTGCTTCACCCGATGCGCTTGACCCTCAACTCCTTCAGTTTTTGGAGGGTGCTTCCGAGCGCTTATGCAACTGGATCGGTTCGGCGGCTGAGAGGGGTCCTTTGCCAGCACTTCGGGTGCTGCCAGATGCTGCTCCGCAGACCCATGGCCGCACCATGGAGCAACTTCTGGATGACCTTCAGCAGGTGATGGATGGGGCGTTTCAGCCTTCCCACCCCGGGGCGATTGCCCATCTCGATCCGCCGCCGCTGAGTGCGTCGATCGCTGCAGATTTGATCTGCGCCGGGCTGAACAACAACCTTTTGGCCGAAGAGCTGTCTCCCAGTTTGAGCCATCTCGAACGGCAGCTTTGCGCCTGGTTTGCTGAGCGCATTGGCTTTCCTGCAGGGTCTTCTGGTGTTGCGGCAAGTGGCGGCACGCTGAGCAATTTGATCGCCTTGGTGGCCGCTCGCCATCACGCTGGCTTGGACCACACGCCAGATGCGGTGGTGGTGGTCAGTGCTGATGCGCATGTGTCCTGGCACAAGGCAGCGCGGGTGATGGGGCTACAAAACGACGCAGTCCGTGAAATCCCGGTGGATGGGCAAGGACGCATTGATCTGCAGCAATTGGAGGATGAATTAACAGCGCTTTCAAGAGAAGGTCGCCCTTGTATCGCCGTGGTGGCGACAGCAGGCACCACGGTGCGAGGAGCCATCGACCCTGTTTCTGCGTTGGCTGATCTCTGCAGCCGCTTGGGTCGTTGGCTGCATGTGGATGGGGCGATAGGGGCTGTTTTTGCTCTTAGTCCCACCAGCACCCATCTTCTCGATGGGATTGCTCGCGCTGATTCGATCACCGTGAATCCTCAGAAAGTTCTCGGCATCACAAAGACCTCATCGCTTCTCTTGGTTCGCAATCCCTCCGTTCTGGCCGAAGCTTTCTCCACAGGTCTTCCCTACATGGAGCCAGCCCTCGAGCACGATCACGGCGGAGAACTGGGTTTGCAGGGAAGCCGTCCCGCGGAAGTGCTCAAACTCTGGCTTGGTTTGCGGCAACTTGGTGAATCGGGAATTGAGCAGGTGTTGTCCGCTGCGATTGCTCGCCGTGAGTACCTCCAGCAACAACTGGATCCCAACAGGCTGATGATTCTCTCGGGCCCTTTGCATGTGCTCGCCTGTCGGCCGCAACGAGGACAGGCGCAGCAGCACGAAAGCTGGTCGATCGAGACACGCCGGCTCTTGCTCAGCCAGGGCATCATGGTATCGAGGCCGCTCCATCAGGGACGGCATCACCTCAAGGCTGTCCTTGGCAACCCCCACACCCATGACGGTTTGTTGGATCAACTGGCATCAGCTCTGAATCAATCCGTGGAGGTTCGGCCCTAA
- a CDS encoding NAD(P)H dehydrogenase assembly family protein, whose amino-acid sequence MTVSIGDQVRLISPMPYLKTADPMPMLRPSDLVGSDESGAVVALHPLEIAAVRFRRGTFLIPINRLCPAGAEEER is encoded by the coding sequence ATGACCGTTTCCATCGGTGACCAAGTCCGACTGATCAGCCCGATGCCCTATCTCAAAACGGCAGATCCAATGCCAATGCTTCGGCCTTCCGATCTCGTTGGCAGTGATGAATCCGGAGCGGTGGTTGCTCTCCATCCCCTCGAGATTGCTGCAGTGCGTTTCCGACGTGGCACCTTTTTAATTCCGATCAATCGCTTGTGTCCCGCTGGAGCAGAGGAGGAACGTTAA
- a CDS encoding response regulator transcription factor — MTTDFFDISQGARLLVVDQDQETRDLMCGVLKEEGFEVKSLGDGLIAWDLLQQEEFELIILDRKLSGVSGFDLCRKLRMQNNQSLILMTSGLNTEADRVMGLEVGADDYLIKPFGYREFLARCRALLRRHPSSGAAPISAKFECCDLKLFPDECRASRDGCDIKLSPKEFKLLELFMQHPKRVWSRDELLDQIWGVDYIGDRKTVDVHIRWLREKIEVNPSSPAKIFTVRGFGYRFC, encoded by the coding sequence ATGACCACCGATTTTTTTGATATCTCGCAAGGGGCCCGTCTCTTGGTTGTTGATCAAGATCAAGAAACTCGTGATCTCATGTGTGGCGTTCTCAAAGAGGAGGGATTTGAGGTTAAATCTTTGGGTGATGGATTGATTGCATGGGATCTTTTACAGCAAGAAGAGTTTGAGTTAATTATTCTTGATCGTAAGCTCTCCGGGGTCAGCGGCTTTGACCTTTGTAGAAAACTTCGAATGCAAAATAATCAATCTCTTATTCTAATGACTAGTGGTTTAAATACGGAAGCTGACCGTGTCATGGGTCTTGAAGTTGGTGCAGACGACTATTTGATCAAGCCATTTGGATATCGTGAGTTTTTGGCTCGTTGCAGAGCCCTTTTACGGCGCCATCCATCAAGTGGAGCGGCACCTATTTCTGCAAAGTTTGAATGCTGTGATCTCAAGCTTTTTCCGGATGAATGTAGGGCTTCTCGAGATGGCTGTGATATTAAACTTTCACCTAAAGAATTTAAACTTTTAGAGTTGTTCATGCAGCACCCAAAGAGAGTGTGGAGCCGTGACGAATTGCTTGATCAGATTTGGGGTGTCGACTATATCGGTGATAGAAAGACGGTTGATGTTCATATTCGTTGGCTGCGTGAAAAAATTGAAGTTAATCCTTCTAGTCCAGCTAAGATCTTTACGGTTCGTGGTTTTGGTTACCGCTTTTGCTGA
- a CDS encoding transglycosylase domain-containing protein has product MDKRNPDGPWSAQLIIHQEDQEDRSIALHGDGYRIGRDGPLEVSIDHPAVSRQHAVLQRQGRHWILQDLDSTNGLWWKGRRVKQLELRDGDVVQFAPSLDATAPFLQFIDAAGRRRHRIERWLGFFVLGCLGGGGALLLLSHITMPIRGQLARVRGPLAIYDGNNQPLASVDSSRHRELKSVKAFSPLLVDALLSSEDNRFWWHPGVDPIGTLRAFSTNLIGGQVLEGGSSLTQQLARSLYPDYVGDGDTLARKWKELLVSLQLESRFSKSQLLLSYLNRVYLGVGWGFEDASRVFFDQSAADLNVQQAALLVGLLPSPNGHDPCQFPQRALQARNRVINKMADGGRLSLEQARLARRQPIQLAKAACSREQVSRSAPFYTDQVRRDLKELVGPDVADEGNFLIETFLDPVLQSVVERQLSSLLANSGTLGVQEGAAVVLDSRTGGVLAIAGGRDYQASQFNRASMAMRQPGSTFKLMTYLAALEQGLTPTDTLDCSPLRWGGQRFDSTCSGQLTLASAFASSHNTAALRLAQRVGLEQVVSLAKRLGISTPLDPVPGLALGQSEVRLIELTSAYAAVANDGIWHPPTTIRRLLDAETCRLDRPSGCGSLNGHSGIGHDSTGERQAARRVLKGQTAQQMQGLMRSVIRSGTGRAASLGGQEGGKTGTTNDGRDLLFIGYEPSRHWVLGIWLGNDDNSPSASSSAVAASLWGRIIRAAGQGGVAGR; this is encoded by the coding sequence ATGGACAAGCGAAATCCTGACGGCCCCTGGTCAGCCCAACTGATCATTCATCAGGAAGATCAGGAGGATCGTTCCATTGCCTTGCATGGCGACGGCTATCGCATTGGCCGCGATGGTCCTCTGGAAGTGAGCATCGATCATCCAGCCGTCAGCCGCCAACACGCTGTGCTGCAACGTCAGGGGCGGCACTGGATCCTTCAAGATTTGGATTCCACCAATGGCTTGTGGTGGAAAGGCAGGCGGGTCAAGCAGCTGGAACTACGCGATGGAGACGTGGTTCAGTTCGCGCCCTCCCTAGACGCCACGGCTCCCTTTCTGCAGTTTATTGACGCAGCAGGGCGACGTCGCCATCGGATCGAACGCTGGTTGGGCTTTTTCGTATTGGGATGCCTGGGCGGCGGTGGTGCTCTGCTATTGCTCTCCCACATCACCATGCCGATCCGTGGGCAACTGGCACGCGTGCGCGGTCCTCTGGCCATCTACGACGGCAACAACCAACCGCTCGCCTCCGTTGACTCCAGTCGTCATCGCGAGCTCAAGTCGGTGAAGGCGTTCTCCCCTTTGCTCGTTGATGCTCTTCTGAGTAGTGAGGACAACCGCTTCTGGTGGCATCCGGGCGTCGATCCCATTGGCACGTTGAGAGCCTTCAGCACCAATTTGATCGGCGGACAGGTGCTAGAGGGCGGCAGCAGTCTCACGCAGCAATTAGCTCGCAGCCTGTATCCCGACTACGTGGGTGATGGAGACACCCTGGCGAGGAAATGGAAAGAGCTGCTCGTTTCCTTGCAGTTGGAAAGTCGCTTCAGCAAAAGCCAGTTGCTTCTCAGCTATCTCAACCGCGTGTACTTGGGCGTTGGTTGGGGATTCGAAGATGCCTCACGCGTGTTCTTCGATCAATCCGCAGCAGACCTCAATGTGCAACAAGCAGCCCTTCTGGTGGGTCTTTTGCCATCACCAAATGGCCACGATCCCTGTCAGTTTCCCCAGCGCGCTCTGCAAGCGCGGAACCGGGTGATCAACAAGATGGCCGATGGCGGTCGCCTCTCGTTGGAGCAGGCGCGACTGGCCCGTCGTCAACCGATTCAGTTAGCCAAAGCGGCCTGCAGTCGGGAGCAGGTGAGTCGCTCAGCACCCTTTTACACCGATCAAGTGCGCCGAGACCTCAAAGAGCTCGTGGGCCCAGACGTTGCTGATGAAGGAAATTTCTTGATCGAAACCTTCTTGGACCCGGTTCTGCAATCCGTGGTGGAGCGCCAGTTGAGCAGTTTGTTGGCCAACAGCGGAACGCTGGGTGTTCAAGAGGGGGCTGCTGTTGTGCTGGACAGCCGCACGGGCGGGGTTCTCGCCATCGCGGGAGGTCGTGATTACCAGGCAAGCCAGTTCAACCGTGCCTCGATGGCGATGCGGCAACCCGGCAGCACGTTCAAACTGATGACTTACTTAGCGGCCCTAGAGCAAGGCCTAACACCCACCGACACCTTGGATTGCAGCCCCCTGCGCTGGGGGGGGCAACGCTTTGACAGCACCTGTTCGGGCCAGCTCACGCTTGCCAGTGCCTTCGCCTCCAGCCACAACACCGCAGCATTGCGCTTGGCCCAACGCGTCGGCCTGGAACAAGTGGTGAGTTTGGCGAAACGCTTGGGCATCTCCACACCCTTAGACCCTGTTCCGGGCCTAGCCCTTGGCCAAAGTGAGGTGCGCTTGATTGAACTCACCAGTGCCTATGCCGCCGTCGCCAATGACGGCATCTGGCACCCCCCCACCACCATTCGTCGTTTGCTCGATGCAGAAACCTGTCGCTTGGATCGTCCCAGTGGCTGCGGCAGCCTCAATGGACATAGCGGCATTGGTCATGACAGCACTGGGGAGCGCCAAGCGGCCCGTCGTGTGTTGAAGGGACAGACAGCGCAGCAAATGCAGGGATTGATGCGATCGGTGATTCGCAGCGGCACCGGGCGAGCCGCCTCGCTGGGTGGACAGGAAGGCGGGAAAACAGGAACCACCAACGATGGCCGTGACCTGCTGTTCATTGGCTATGAGCCGAGTCGCCATTGGGTGCTGGGAATCTGGCTGGGCAACGATGACAACAGTCCCTCAGCCAGTTCCAGCGCCGTAGCAGCCTCTCTTTGGGGCCGGATCATTCGTGCCGCAGGACAGGGCGGTGTGGCGGGCCGATGA
- a CDS encoding alanine--glyoxylate aminotransferase family protein, with the protein MATTHSPLSVDSSHRRAIAPISTPDRLLLGPGPSNADPTVLKALSRTPIGHLDPLYVELMGEVQELLRYAWQTDNRLTLPMSGTGSAAMEATLANTVEPGDTVLVAVKGYFGNRLVDMAGRYRANVKVIEKPWGEAFTKEELEAALIEHKPTILAMVHAETSTGVCQPMEGIGDLCRKHDCLLLLDTVTSLGGVPLYLDEWKVDLAYSCSQKGLSCPPGLGPFTMGPRAEAKLAARKDKVPNWYLDVSLLNQYWGSDRVYHHTAPVNMNFGMREALRLLAEEGLDMAWARHLSNAEALWSGLEAIGLEMHVPEELRLPTLTTVRIPDDVDGKAFTQHLLNNHGIEVGGGLGVLAGKIWRIGLMGYNSNPENVSRLLNLFETELPQFRQNVAVAA; encoded by the coding sequence TTGGCGACGACGCATTCCCCCCTGTCGGTTGACTCGTCCCACCGAAGGGCCATTGCCCCGATCAGCACTCCCGATCGTTTGCTGCTCGGACCAGGACCTTCGAACGCCGATCCAACGGTGCTCAAGGCTTTGTCTCGGACTCCGATTGGCCACCTCGATCCGCTCTATGTGGAGTTGATGGGCGAAGTGCAGGAGCTTCTTCGCTATGCCTGGCAGACCGACAACCGCTTGACCTTGCCGATGAGCGGCACGGGGAGCGCTGCCATGGAGGCAACGCTTGCCAATACGGTTGAACCCGGCGACACCGTTCTTGTCGCTGTCAAGGGCTACTTCGGGAACCGCCTTGTGGACATGGCCGGTCGTTACCGCGCCAATGTGAAGGTGATCGAAAAGCCTTGGGGTGAGGCATTCACCAAGGAAGAGCTTGAAGCGGCTCTGATTGAGCACAAGCCCACCATCTTGGCGATGGTGCATGCCGAAACCTCCACCGGCGTGTGTCAACCGATGGAAGGAATCGGAGATCTCTGCCGCAAGCACGATTGCTTGCTCCTGCTCGACACCGTGACCTCTCTCGGTGGGGTCCCCCTCTATCTCGATGAATGGAAGGTTGACCTGGCCTATAGCTGTAGTCAGAAGGGACTGAGCTGCCCTCCAGGTCTTGGTCCATTCACCATGGGACCCCGCGCTGAAGCGAAGCTCGCCGCACGAAAAGACAAGGTGCCTAATTGGTATCTCGATGTTTCCCTTCTCAATCAGTACTGGGGCAGTGACCGCGTTTATCACCACACAGCACCGGTCAATATGAATTTCGGCATGCGTGAAGCGCTCAGGCTGTTGGCAGAAGAGGGCTTGGATATGGCTTGGGCCCGTCACCTCAGCAACGCTGAGGCACTTTGGTCCGGTTTGGAAGCGATCGGTCTCGAAATGCATGTGCCCGAGGAGCTTCGGCTGCCCACACTCACCACCGTTCGCATCCCAGATGATGTGGATGGCAAGGCCTTTACGCAACATCTGCTCAACAACCACGGCATTGAAGTGGGTGGCGGCCTTGGTGTTCTTGCTGGAAAAATCTGGCGAATCGGACTGATGGGCTACAACTCCAACCCCGAGAACGTCAGCAGGTTGTTGAATCTGTTTGAAACAGAGCTTCCCCAGTTCCGACAGAACGTCGCCGTTGCTGCTTAA
- a CDS encoding iron uptake porin — translation MKLFRQLLVAPAALGLLAPVAANATDFKATELNINGVSDYAASSASNSREQVTSITQFSDVYPTDWAYQALSNLIERYGCVAGYPNGTYRGNRAMTRYEAAALLNACLDRVTEVTDELKRLMKEFEKELAILKGRVDGLEARVGELEATQFSTTTKLKGQSTFVIGATNAGGSKAGADAYNSAFGATTFNYDQRLVFNTSFTGKDKLLARLRAGNFKKGKNAFAGAGVNLAALDVATDSGAVDSALSNNVIVDRLYYKFPVGDQFTVIAGAVARNTESIALWPSKYNKGGAKILDWTALMGTSGVYNKETGQLIGAYWQQKVDKGDNNFSVSVNYVADDKNGNISDPNKGGFMTSNSEASLMAQVGYAGPRWGVALGYRYGQCDSGNGLRRGTSFAKSDDWNNDCEYGEKDSLRRASSSNSYAINAYWAPEDPGFIPSISLGWGLNTVSSNDKADGTPLTTQSWMAGLKWDDVFLKGNDLGFAVGQPTFATALKGGDTPYDGNYVFELYYNFQVTDNIAITPALFYLSRPEGQDTQAFVKNGSGYDGQFNVFGGLVQTTFKF, via the coding sequence ATGAAACTTTTCCGTCAACTGCTGGTGGCCCCAGCGGCCCTGGGCCTTTTGGCTCCTGTGGCTGCAAACGCCACTGATTTCAAAGCGACTGAGCTGAACATCAACGGTGTTTCTGACTACGCCGCCAGCTCTGCATCGAACAGCCGCGAGCAAGTCACCAGCATCACTCAGTTTTCCGACGTTTACCCAACCGACTGGGCTTATCAGGCACTTAGCAACCTGATCGAGCGCTACGGCTGTGTGGCTGGTTACCCCAACGGCACCTACCGCGGTAACAGGGCAATGACCCGCTATGAAGCGGCTGCTCTGTTGAACGCTTGTCTCGACCGCGTCACCGAAGTGACCGACGAGCTGAAGCGCCTGATGAAAGAGTTCGAAAAGGAACTCGCCATCCTCAAGGGCCGTGTTGACGGTTTGGAAGCTCGCGTTGGCGAACTGGAAGCAACTCAGTTCTCCACCACCACCAAACTGAAGGGACAATCCACCTTTGTGATCGGTGCGACGAATGCTGGTGGTAGCAAGGCTGGCGCTGATGCTTACAACAGTGCTTTTGGTGCTACCACTTTCAACTACGATCAACGCTTAGTTTTTAATACTAGTTTTACAGGCAAAGATAAATTGCTTGCTCGTTTGCGGGCTGGCAACTTTAAAAAGGGCAAAAATGCTTTTGCTGGTGCAGGTGTAAACCTCGCCGCACTGGACGTTGCGACCGACTCGGGTGCTGTTGACAGCGCTCTCAGCAATAATGTGATTGTTGACCGCCTTTACTACAAGTTTCCTGTAGGCGATCAATTCACCGTGATTGCTGGTGCCGTTGCTCGTAATACTGAGTCGATCGCTCTGTGGCCTTCTAAGTATAATAAAGGTGGTGCCAAAATCCTTGATTGGACGGCATTGATGGGAACCAGTGGTGTTTACAACAAAGAAACTGGACAGCTGATTGGTGCTTATTGGCAACAGAAAGTTGACAAGGGAGATAACAACTTCAGTGTCTCTGTCAACTATGTTGCTGATGACAAGAATGGAAATATCTCTGACCCCAATAAAGGAGGTTTCATGACTTCCAATTCTGAAGCCAGCTTGATGGCTCAAGTGGGTTACGCCGGTCCTCGCTGGGGTGTCGCTCTTGGCTACCGCTATGGGCAATGCGATAGCGGTAATGGCCTCCGTCGTGGAACCAGTTTTGCAAAGTCTGATGACTGGAACAATGACTGCGAATATGGCGAAAAAGATTCACTTCGTCGTGCCAGCAGCTCGAACAGTTACGCGATTAATGCTTACTGGGCTCCTGAAGATCCAGGCTTCATTCCCTCCATCTCTCTTGGTTGGGGTTTGAATACGGTGAGTTCTAACGACAAGGCAGATGGAACTCCTTTGACGACTCAGAGCTGGATGGCTGGCCTTAAGTGGGATGATGTCTTCTTAAAAGGCAATGATCTTGGCTTTGCTGTTGGCCAACCTACGTTTGCGACGGCTCTTAAGGGTGGTGATACTCCATACGATGGCAACTATGTCTTCGAGTTGTATTACAACTTCCAGGTGACAGATAACATTGCTATTACACCAGCACTGTTTTATCTATCTCGTCCTGAGGGACAGGACACACAAGCTTTCGTGAAGAACGGAAGTGGCTACGATGGCCAATTCAATGTTTTTGGTGGGTTGGTCCAGACAACATTTAAATTCTAA
- a CDS encoding YcjF family protein — protein sequence MKGSNRLMLLAAAGLIVLLVLGLVLQAIRNLLWDLSYILPPWLVGPVLLIGTLLVLAFVIQIGWPWWKGWKSRRGANNASSTAPSPPGSRRQAAEQSLESIDRLLERLQDDVARQALHLERERVARELARGDLVVVVFGTGSSGKTSLIRALLQDIVGRVGAAMGSTTGSQTYRLRLNKLERGLQLVDTPGILESGLDGRDREQEARERASRADLMLVVVDGDLRSAEWDVVRSLAGLGKRLMLVLNKCDLRGEEEEKRLLALLRGRCKGLLAAEDVIPTSAAPQSLPRPGQKPWQPPAEVAVLLQRMAVVLHADGEELIADNILLQCRTLGDKGRSLLNRQRQTEARRIVDRYSWISAGVVAATPLPGIDLLGTAAVNAQMVMEVAKVYNVQLTRDKAQELAVSVGRTLAGLGVVKGGVALIGTALSLNLPTLLLGKAVQGVAAAWLTRIAGASFITYFQQDQDWGDGGVQDVVQRHYELNRRDSALKRFLDTALRQVVEPLRQTAKKRLPPQPGPRAGEDASGPGHREP from the coding sequence ATGAAGGGATCCAATCGCCTGATGTTGTTGGCTGCCGCAGGGCTGATTGTCCTGCTGGTGCTTGGACTGGTGCTTCAGGCGATTCGCAATCTGCTCTGGGATCTCAGCTATATCCTTCCGCCCTGGCTGGTGGGTCCAGTGCTGCTCATCGGCACCCTCCTGGTGCTTGCTTTTGTCATACAGATTGGCTGGCCCTGGTGGAAGGGATGGAAAAGCCGTCGCGGAGCCAACAACGCCAGCAGCACAGCCCCTTCACCGCCTGGGTCGCGTCGACAAGCAGCTGAACAGAGCCTGGAAAGCATTGATCGCCTTTTAGAGCGGCTTCAAGACGACGTAGCCCGGCAAGCGCTGCATCTGGAACGGGAGCGCGTTGCCCGTGAATTGGCCCGCGGCGATTTGGTGGTGGTGGTGTTTGGCACGGGCTCCAGTGGGAAAACATCCCTGATTCGTGCCCTTCTCCAAGACATTGTTGGGCGTGTTGGAGCAGCGATGGGCTCCACAACCGGCAGCCAGACCTATCGGCTTCGCCTCAACAAGCTGGAGCGCGGGCTGCAATTGGTCGATACCCCTGGAATCCTGGAAAGCGGCCTCGACGGAAGAGATCGGGAGCAGGAAGCCCGGGAACGCGCCAGCCGTGCCGACTTGATGTTGGTGGTGGTGGATGGAGATCTTCGCTCTGCCGAATGGGATGTGGTGCGCAGCCTTGCGGGCTTGGGCAAGCGCTTGATGTTGGTCTTGAACAAATGCGATTTAAGGGGAGAGGAGGAGGAAAAGCGTCTACTGGCCTTGCTACGCGGACGTTGCAAAGGCCTGCTGGCTGCTGAGGATGTGATCCCAACCAGCGCCGCTCCCCAATCCTTGCCAAGACCTGGCCAAAAACCCTGGCAACCTCCTGCTGAGGTGGCGGTGCTGCTCCAACGCATGGCCGTGGTGCTGCACGCCGACGGCGAAGAGCTCATAGCGGACAACATTCTTCTTCAATGCAGGACGCTTGGCGATAAGGGGCGTTCGCTGCTCAACCGCCAGCGGCAGACCGAAGCGCGACGGATCGTGGATCGTTACAGCTGGATTAGTGCTGGCGTGGTGGCAGCGACACCACTCCCCGGCATCGACTTGCTGGGCACCGCGGCAGTGAATGCCCAGATGGTGATGGAGGTCGCGAAGGTCTACAACGTGCAGTTAACCCGGGACAAAGCTCAGGAGTTGGCCGTCTCGGTGGGGAGAACCCTGGCAGGCCTTGGTGTTGTGAAAGGCGGGGTGGCCTTGATCGGCACCGCACTCAGTTTGAATCTGCCCACCCTGCTCCTGGGAAAAGCCGTTCAGGGTGTGGCTGCTGCCTGGCTGACGCGGATTGCCGGAGCCAGTTTCATCACCTATTTCCAGCAAGATCAAGATTGGGGAGATGGTGGAGTGCAGGACGTTGTGCAGCGGCACTACGAGCTCAACCGTCGCGATAGCGCCCTCAAGCGATTTCTCGACACCGCTCTCAGGCAGGTGGTAGAGCCATTGCGCCAGACGGCAAAGAAGCGCTTACCACCCCAACCAGGGCCTCGGGCGGGGGAGGACGCATCGGGCCCCGGGCATCGAGAACCGTGA
- the lspA gene encoding signal peptidase II has protein sequence MISRSNRLIRRRTVVLISLLILLMDQASKYWARFHLLPNLSQPFLPGLLQLRLVRNTGAAFSMLSDSTALLSVLSLLVSVGLLGWIWRSKRLDLWLGLALACLLGGTLGNGIDRWQLGYVTDFLELVPFRFPIFNGADIAINVAVLCFAIDALSQRNGQAKS, from the coding sequence ATGATCAGCCGCAGCAACCGACTGATCCGGCGTCGCACAGTTGTGTTGATCAGCCTGTTGATCCTGCTGATGGATCAAGCGTCCAAATATTGGGCTCGATTCCACCTGCTTCCAAATTTGTCGCAGCCATTCCTCCCTGGATTGCTGCAGTTGCGGCTGGTACGCAACACCGGTGCCGCCTTCAGCATGTTGAGTGACTCCACAGCCCTTCTCAGCGTTCTCAGCCTGCTCGTTTCGGTTGGTTTGCTGGGCTGGATCTGGCGATCCAAGCGACTTGATCTTTGGTTAGGTCTCGCCCTGGCCTGTCTGCTGGGAGGAACGCTGGGCAATGGCATCGACCGCTGGCAACTGGGATATGTCACGGACTTCCTCGAGCTCGTGCCATTCCGTTTTCCCATCTTCAATGGCGCGGACATCGCCATCAACGTCGCCGTCCTCTGCTTCGCCATCGACGCTCTCTCCCAACGCAATGGACAAGCGAAATCCTGA